Below is a window of Chryseobacterium arthrosphaerae DNA.
AAAAGAAAAATAAAACAGCTTCCGGAAATGGCAAGAACGGAAAAAGTATCTGTATAAACTTTGCCGTTGAAATTAAAATCAAAGAGTTTATCGATTGCCAGAATAGCCAGCTCAACACCGCCTGTCAGTATACCTGTAAATACAGCGGTAAGGAAGATATTGACAAAAAGATTTTTATTGTACTGCCAGAATCCTGATTCCTTATTCTTCTCTAAAAACGGAATGAAAGAAACCAGAAGGTGGGTGAGAAGAACGGTAACTGCTATAATGTAAAAGTGGATGTCGGTAAAATTTTTCTGTTTATCCGGCAGAATGTAATAGAAACCGATAAGAAAAGCGATTGCCGAAACTTGTAACAGCAGCTCTTTCCCTATTCTCTGTGAAAGCATTTTCATCGCAAACATCAGGGAAATTCCCATGGCTGCACAGATCGTGAATTTTGTAAAGACGGTGGAGTGTTCCGTGTTACTCTCAGCAATGCAGATTGCACCTGCTGAAGCTAATAAAGCCATGGTCAAAACCAACGGGTAGCGGAAGACTGTTTCATTAGCCCGGCTTAGGGTTTCGTAAAATTTTGATTTCATGATTTGGTGTTGGGGTGATTCCTATGAATCTTTTTTCTTTTTTTTCTTTTTCTCCTTGTCTTTTTCCTTTTCCTTTCCTTTTGTTTTTTTCTCTTTTTTAGGACTCAGGACCTCATTGGCATATTCGAAAGTAGGTTCTTCTGTTTTTGTCGGTTTCATCTCGATCTTAAGATCAAAATATCCTGTAAGATCATTCTGGGATATTAGTTTTTCAATGAATAAAAAGTCCAGAATCTCTTTACCGGAATCATTAAAGAAGTTGTGGGAAAGCTCTTTCAGCAGAAATTTTTTATATTCTTCCAAAGGAACAAGCACGGTGTATTTGAATATTCTCCCTTCTTTTACAGTAGACAGATATCCCTTTTCAACCAGTATTTTCAGATAGGTGGAAACCGTATTCTGATGTGGTTTGGGTTCGGGATGCTGCTCCATAACGTCCTTCAGATAGAAAGATTCCATTTTCCAAAACAGCTTCATAAAGTTTTCCTCTGCGGAAGTAAGATGATTAATTTTCATATAGAGTTCTAATGTTGAAATTGAATATTGCAATAAAGATAAAGAAAAGATACCATAAAAGCTATTCCGGCTCCCATAAATACCTCTTTTACGGTGTGTCTTTTTAAGATAACCCGGGTAATTCCGACCAGGATGGAAATGCCCAGCCATATAAGACCCATCTTCCAGTCTAATGTGAAAAATAATGCAGCTACAAATATATTGAACGCCGTATGCATTGAACTTTTAATAAAATAATTGCTGATCTGAAGAGTGAAAAGCAGTATTAAAATAAACAGCATAACCAGATCAATATATCCTTTCCTGGTATAATTGAAAATCAGATAGGTCACCACACAGGCTGCGATAAATATATATAATGTTTTGCGCTGAACCCTGTTAGAGACATCCATATTGGTATATCTTCCTGTTTTTACATTCCAGGTCAGCCATATGATCACAGGAACAATGATCATTAATAATACGGGCAGGAAATAGAGGAGTGTTTCCTTGAGAGAAGATTCTCTGACACTCATACAGATAAAAAATATAATCAACGAAGTCAGGGGGTTGAAAAAATCAGAAATGACTTTTGATATTCTGAGCAGCGTTGGAGACGGTGTTTCTTCCATATTCAGGTTTAAGCATCAAATATAATACTATAAGATCAGAAAACAAATGAAAGAAAGCCGTAAAAGAAGAGGAGGAAGTGAGTTAACGGCTGTAAGTGTTAATAATTTCAGATCATAAAATAATTTTAATGTACTTATTTTGAAATATAGCCTGTTTCCAGATAAAAGTCATAATTTTAGTTTTTCTACTTATTTAGATCAGATGATTCTGATTTCTGAATGAGAATAAAAAACAATCATTTGATATAAACCATGAAGCGCTTGTTCATCTCATTATTCATTATATCCGGCTGTCTGATTTTCGGACAGGAAAAGACCGGGGAAAAAAACATTCACAATAAACTTCCGGTTCATCAATTAAGGATCTACGAAATTCCCAAAGAAAACAGACAGGTATTTCTGGACCGGTTCAGGGATCATGCACTCAGGATCATGAAAAAATACGGTTTTCATATTATCAGCATATGGGAATCGGAATTCAATGAAAAAACAGAATTTGTCTACCTGCTTGAATGGAAAGATGAAGATACAATGAAAGCAGCCTGGGATAAATTTATGGCAGATAAGGAATGGAAAGAAATTAAAGCTGAAACGGCAAAATTACATGGCAGTTTTGTTAATAATATTGAAGACAGAAAACTGAAATTGACGGAATTTTCACCACAAAAGAAGCTGTTGAAATAACCAAAAGATATGTTAACAATAATTAAAGATGAACAGAGATCGAGAAAAAAACGGGATGTTTTACTGATGTCTTATTCTGTTGGTTGTTTTCGGAAAGCTACCTATAGAGGCAGATTTTTCAGATACTGCACTATGGAAATAACTGTAAAAATGCTTTTGCATGAGCCTTTCTCAGGGTCGAAAATTAAGAATAATCCTTTCCGCCTGCAAATAGATTTTACATAAAAAACGAAAAGTTACTTATGCATACAATAAAAACAAAGTTTTTTTCATAATTTTGCTCAACTATTTCATCATAAAAAAGCAAGAGCTAACACATGAAAGAATTTTCTAAAGAGGTATACCTGAAGTGGTATGAAGATATGACAATGTGGAGAAGGTTTGAAGACAAATGCCGTTCTCTTTACCTAAAACAAAAGATCAGAGGATTTTTACATTTGTATAACGGTCAGGAAGCAATCCCTGCCGGATTTACACATGCAATGGATCTTACAAAAGACAGTATGATCACTGCTTACAGATGCCACATCCATCCAATGGCGATGGGAGTAGATCCTAAGAGAATCATGGCTGAACTTTGTGGTAAAGCTACAGGTACATCCGGAGGTATGGGTGGATCTATGCACATTTTCAGCAAAGAGCACCGTTTTTACGGAGGTCATGGTATTGTTGGAGGACAAATTCCTTTAGGAGCAGGTATTGCTTTTGCTGATAAATATTTCGACAGAAAAGCTGTAAACATTTGCTTCTTCGGAGATGGTGCTGCAAGACAAGGTTCTTTACATGAAACATTCAACATGGCAATGAACTGGAAGCTTCCTGTAGTATTTGTGGTAGAAAACAACCAATATGCAATGGGAACTTCTGTAAAAAGAACAGCCAACCACGAAGATATCTATAAATTAGGATTAGGATACGAAATGCCTTGTCTTGCTGTAGATGCAATGGATCCTGTAAAAGTGGCTGAAGCTGCTTACGAGGCTATTGAAAGAGCAAGAAGAGGAGACGGGCCTACATTCATTGAAGCAAGAACTTACCGTTACAGAGGTCACTCTATGTCTGATGCTGAGCCTTACAGATCTAAAGAAGAAGTAGCAATTCATAAGAATGATGATCCAATTGAATTGGTAAAACACAGAATTCTTGAAAACGGCTGGGCTACAGAAGCTGAATTGGAAGCTATCGACAACAAGTCAAGAGACTTCGTTGAAGAATGCATCGAATTCATGGAGAACTCTCCATATCCGGACGCTGAGAAAATTTATGAGTATGTATATGCTCAGGAAGATTATCCATTCTTAGACAAATTAGAAAACTAAAAGATAATGAGTTAATTTGACAATTTGAGAATTTGAAAATGTGATAGAGTATGTCCTTTTTTAATTTTCAAATTTTCAGATTGCTAAATTTTCAAATTAAAATAAATTATGGCAGAAGTAATTACGATGCCCCGCCTTTCCGACACTATGACGGAAGGTAAAGTGGCGAAATGGCATAAAAAAGTAGGAGATAAAGTAAAGGAAGGAGATATTTTAGCTGAAATTGAAACTGACAAGGCAGTTCAGGATTTCGAATCTGAAGTAGAAGGTACTCTTTTATACGTAGGTGTAGAAGAAGGAAGTGCCGCTGCTGTAGACTCTGTTTTAGCAATTATCGGTAATGAAGGAGAAGATATTTCAGGATTAACAGGCGGAGCTGCTGCTCCCAGTGCCGGTTCTGAAGAAAAAAAATCAGAAGAACAGCCTAAAACAGAAGCTGTGGAAACTGCTTCAGCGGAAGTTCCGGCAGGAGTAGAAGTGATTACAATGCCAAGACTTTCCGATACTATGACAGAAGGGAAAGTCGCTAAATGGCACAAAAATGTTGGCGATACAGTAAAAGAAGGAGATCTTCTAGCTGAGATCGAAACAGATAAAGCAGTACAGGACTTCGAATCTGAATTCAACGGAGTACTGTTGAAGCAAGGTGTAGAAGAAGGTGGTGCTGCCCCGGTAGATTCCGTATTGGCAATCATTGGCCCTGAAGGAACTGATGTTTCAGCAGTAGGAGCTCCTAAAGCGGCTGCTCCGGCGTCAGAAAAACCGGCTGAACAAAAGGCAGAAGCTAAAACTGAAGAAAAAGCTGCTCCGGCTGCTAACACTTCATCTTCTGACAGAGTGGCGATTTCTCCATTAGCTAAGAAAATGGCTCAGGATAAAGGAGTTGACATCAATGCTGTTCAGGGTTCCGGAGAAAACGGAAGAATCGTTAAAAAAGATATTGAAAACTATCAGCCTGCTGCCCAACCAGCTGCTTCAGCTCCGGCTGCAAGTGCTGCTGCTCAGGTTGCAGTAAACTTCGTTCAGGGAGAAGATACAGAGACTCCAAACTCACAGGTAAGAAATATCATTGCAAAACGTCTTTCTGAAAGTAAGTTCTCTGCTCCTCACTATTACCTGATGGTTGAGATCAACATGGATAAAGCTATCGAAGCTAGAAAAGAGATCAACTCTCTTCCGGATACGAAGATTTCATTCAACGATATGATCATTAAAGCAACTGCCATTGCTTTAAGAAAACATCCACAGGTAAATTCAAGCTGGGCGGGAGATAAGATCATCCACAGAGGAAATATCAATATTGGTGTAGCAGTTGCTATTCCTGACGGATTGGTTGTTCCTGTATTGAAGAATACCGACCAGATGTCTTATACCCAGATTTCTGCAGCTGTTAAAGATATGGCTTCAAGAGCTAAAAACAAAGGTCTTAAAGCTAACGAAATGGAAGGTTCTACCTTCTCTATTTCTAACCTGGGAATGTTCGGGATCGAGACCTTTACAAGTATTATCAATCAGCCTAACTCTGCAATCCTTTCAGTAGGAGCAATCATCGAGAAACCAATCGTTAAGGACGGTCAGATCGTAGTAGGAAACACCATGAAACTTTCATTGGCATGTGACCACAGAGTAGTAGACGGCGCTACAGGTGCTCAGTTCTTACAGACATTAAGAACCTATTTAGAAAGTCCATTGACATTGTTACTGTAATTTTCTAATTTAGAATATAAAAGCCTCCCAATCGGGAGGCTTTTTTGTATAATATATAGTAAACACCAGAAACACCCGGAAAAATAACTGTACTTAAACTAATTTCTGTTTTACCGTAAATAAATAACGGTAATTAATTTCAACAGGAGATCATAGAAAATGATAAAACTTTTCATGCTGAAAGGTTTTATGGTTATTGCATGTTATTTTTTTGGAATTATCATGGTTGTTCTTTATGGAAATCAAAATCAAATTAGTATTTTTGAATCATGATTAAAGCGAGAAATATCCATAAATCTTATGGAAATTTAGAAGTACTGAAAGGAGTTGATATTCATATCAAAACAGGAGAAGTTGTTTCTATTGTAGGAGAATCGGGAGCAGGTAAATCTACGTTGCTGCAGATTCTGGGAACTCTTGATCATCCTACCCAATCCGGTAAATATGATACTGAAATTGCGATCGCAGGAGAATCATTTATTAATATGAATGACAAGCAGCTTTCAAAATTCAGAAATCAGAATATCGGTTTTGTATTTCAGTTTCACCAGCTTCTTCCGGAGTTTACTGCTCTGGAAAACGTATTGCTTCCTACGAGAATTGCAGGAGCTAATGAAAGAGAAGCTATAGAAAAGGCCTATGCTTTGTTTGAAGACTTAAAGATAGAGCAGAGGCTGAATCATAAACCCAATCAGCTTTCCGGTGGAGAAGCTCAGAGGGTGGCCGTAGCAAGAGCTTTAATCAATTCGCCAAAAATCATCTTTGCAGATGAGCCAACCGGAAACCTGGATTCAAAAAATGCGGATGATCTCCACAGGTTATTTTTTGATCTGAGAGATAAGTACAATCAGACTTTTGTGATTGTAACCCACAATCCGAACCTAGCTGAAATTACAGACCGGAAGCTCGTCATGAAAGATGGAATGATTATAGAATAACAGTACACACAAAATGATGAAACCTTTCCTTTTTATTTTACTATTTTTAATTTCCTGTTCAAAAGCTGATTCCCAGCAGTTGAATACCTTAGATTTGCCTAAAGCAAGAATTTCTGAAATTAAAAATTATATCAAAGGAAAAGAGTACAATCAGGAGCTGGCTGTTTTTATTAATTTTAAAATCCCTTCCGGGAAGTACCGTTATTTCATTTATGATCTGAAAAATGATAAAATAGTACAAAAAGCAGTTGTTTCCCATGGTTCAGGTTCTGTGATTCCCAAATCAGATGCTTTACGGTTCAGCAATGTAGA
It encodes the following:
- a CDS encoding BlaI/MecI/CopY family transcriptional regulator, with amino-acid sequence MKINHLTSAEENFMKLFWKMESFYLKDVMEQHPEPKPHQNTVSTYLKILVEKGYLSTVKEGRIFKYTVLVPLEEYKKFLLKELSHNFFNDSGKEILDFLFIEKLISQNDLTGYFDLKIEMKPTKTEEPTFEYANEVLSPKKEKKTKGKEKEKDKEKKKKKKKDS
- a CDS encoding phosphatase PAP2 family protein — protein: MSVRESSLKETLLYFLPVLLMIIVPVIIWLTWNVKTGRYTNMDVSNRVQRKTLYIFIAACVVTYLIFNYTRKGYIDLVMLFILILLFTLQISNYFIKSSMHTAFNIFVAALFFTLDWKMGLIWLGISILVGITRVILKRHTVKEVFMGAGIAFMVSFLYLYCNIQFQH
- a CDS encoding NIPSNAP family protein, translating into MKRLFISLFIISGCLIFGQEKTGEKNIHNKLPVHQLRIYEIPKENRQVFLDRFRDHALRIMKKYGFHIISIWESEFNEKTEFVYLLEWKDEDTMKAAWDKFMADKEWKEIKAETAKLHGSFVNNIEDRKLKLTEFSPQKKLLK
- the pdhA gene encoding pyruvate dehydrogenase (acetyl-transferring) E1 component subunit alpha, with amino-acid sequence MKEFSKEVYLKWYEDMTMWRRFEDKCRSLYLKQKIRGFLHLYNGQEAIPAGFTHAMDLTKDSMITAYRCHIHPMAMGVDPKRIMAELCGKATGTSGGMGGSMHIFSKEHRFYGGHGIVGGQIPLGAGIAFADKYFDRKAVNICFFGDGAARQGSLHETFNMAMNWKLPVVFVVENNQYAMGTSVKRTANHEDIYKLGLGYEMPCLAVDAMDPVKVAEAAYEAIERARRGDGPTFIEARTYRYRGHSMSDAEPYRSKEEVAIHKNDDPIELVKHRILENGWATEAELEAIDNKSRDFVEECIEFMENSPYPDAEKIYEYVYAQEDYPFLDKLEN
- a CDS encoding pyruvate dehydrogenase complex dihydrolipoamide acetyltransferase, giving the protein MAEVITMPRLSDTMTEGKVAKWHKKVGDKVKEGDILAEIETDKAVQDFESEVEGTLLYVGVEEGSAAAVDSVLAIIGNEGEDISGLTGGAAAPSAGSEEKKSEEQPKTEAVETASAEVPAGVEVITMPRLSDTMTEGKVAKWHKNVGDTVKEGDLLAEIETDKAVQDFESEFNGVLLKQGVEEGGAAPVDSVLAIIGPEGTDVSAVGAPKAAAPASEKPAEQKAEAKTEEKAAPAANTSSSDRVAISPLAKKMAQDKGVDINAVQGSGENGRIVKKDIENYQPAAQPAASAPAASAAAQVAVNFVQGEDTETPNSQVRNIIAKRLSESKFSAPHYYLMVEINMDKAIEARKEINSLPDTKISFNDMIIKATAIALRKHPQVNSSWAGDKIIHRGNINIGVAVAIPDGLVVPVLKNTDQMSYTQISAAVKDMASRAKNKGLKANEMEGSTFSISNLGMFGIETFTSIINQPNSAILSVGAIIEKPIVKDGQIVVGNTMKLSLACDHRVVDGATGAQFLQTLRTYLESPLTLLL
- a CDS encoding ABC transporter ATP-binding protein; translation: MIKARNIHKSYGNLEVLKGVDIHIKTGEVVSIVGESGAGKSTLLQILGTLDHPTQSGKYDTEIAIAGESFINMNDKQLSKFRNQNIGFVFQFHQLLPEFTALENVLLPTRIAGANEREAIEKAYALFEDLKIEQRLNHKPNQLSGGEAQRVAVARALINSPKIIFADEPTGNLDSKNADDLHRLFFDLRDKYNQTFVIVTHNPNLAEITDRKLVMKDGMIIE
- a CDS encoding murein L,D-transpeptidase catalytic domain-containing protein; amino-acid sequence: MMKPFLFILLFLISCSKADSQQLNTLDLPKARISEIKNYIKGKEYNQELAVFINFKIPSGKYRYFIYDLKNDKIVQKAVVSHGSGSVIPKSDALRFSNVEGSYQSSLGKYSIGESYIGQFGKAYRLKGLDATNSNAMQRAIVLHSFGCVPDTESENPVCLSLGCPMLSVNALKKSAEYIDQSRMPIILYAFY